A stretch of the Tolypothrix sp. NIES-4075 genome encodes the following:
- a CDS encoding sterol desaturase family protein: MLVFFAFVILLTLTVANDNKLTLFRLKKREDWFVDGINLFFQGILIPILQITVIYQLYQHLLPNFQAALNLHPIVAFCFSFVFVDYLYYWNHRLFHTRWLWYVHQVHHTVTEMDVLGTSRNTLWTSFLIIYLWVHALFIYLLQDSSWYVAGVSLSSALDLWRHSIFTPKPTSLIYRCLSPWLILPQNHAWHHASSGICGNYGANFKLWDKMHGTYFECDKTPDSLGVETKLTLNQKLFLPF; this comes from the coding sequence ATGTTAGTTTTTTTTGCCTTCGTGATTTTGCTGACGCTGACTGTGGCTAATGACAACAAACTTACTTTATTTCGCTTAAAAAAGCGTGAAGACTGGTTTGTAGATGGAATTAATCTCTTTTTTCAGGGAATTTTGATTCCCATCCTGCAAATAACTGTTATATATCAACTTTATCAGCATTTGCTTCCTAACTTTCAAGCTGCACTAAATCTGCACCCCATCGTTGCATTTTGCTTCAGCTTTGTGTTTGTGGATTATCTTTACTACTGGAATCATCGCTTATTTCATACCCGTTGGCTGTGGTATGTGCATCAAGTGCATCACACTGTTACAGAAATGGATGTTTTAGGAACTTCTCGCAATACTTTGTGGACAAGTTTTCTAATTATTTACTTGTGGGTTCATGCTTTATTTATCTATTTACTGCAAGATTCAAGTTGGTATGTTGCAGGTGTCAGCTTGAGTTCGGCTTTAGACTTGTGGAGACATAGTATTTTTACACCCAAACCAACATCGTTAATTTACCGCTGTTTATCACCTTGGCTCATCCTACCCCAGAATCATGCTTGGCATCACGCCAGCAGCGGTATTTGTGGTAATTATGGAGCAAATTTCAAGCTTTGGGATAAGATGCATGGGACTTATTTTGAATGTGACAAAACACCAGATTCGTTGGGTGTGGAGACGAAATTAACTTTAAATCAAAAGCTATTTTTGCCGTTTTGA
- a CDS encoding Uma2 family endonuclease, whose translation MTQALSKLLTVEQFLETKPENGRYELHDGAVVEMSQPIGLHEEVTGFLTVELSVEIKRLKLPFFIPKTALVQSASSDSVYSPDVLLLNRSVLQSEQLWEKYSTVQLGASIPLIVEVVSTNWRDDYNKKMGEYEEIGVVEYWIVDYLGLGGMKYIGNPKQPTISVYQLIGEEYQITQFRGDERLISPTFPELNLTAQQIFDAGS comes from the coding sequence ATGACTCAGGCATTGAGCAAACTACTAACAGTAGAACAATTTCTGGAAACAAAACCAGAAAACGGACGCTATGAATTACATGATGGGGCAGTTGTTGAAATGTCGCAACCGATAGGGTTACACGAAGAAGTTACAGGATTTTTAACGGTTGAATTGTCTGTGGAAATCAAACGATTAAAGCTTCCCTTTTTCATCCCGAAAACAGCATTAGTTCAATCGGCTAGTAGCGACTCAGTTTACTCACCAGACGTACTGCTATTAAACCGTTCTGTCCTCCAATCAGAACAACTTTGGGAAAAATATTCTACTGTTCAGTTAGGTGCATCAATCCCTTTAATTGTTGAGGTAGTTAGCACAAACTGGCGTGATGATTATAACAAAAAGATGGGGGAATATGAAGAAATTGGTGTGGTTGAATATTGGATAGTCGATTACTTAGGCTTAGGCGGTATGAAATATATTGGCAATCCAAAACAACCGACTATATCAGTCTATCAATTAATTGGTGAAGAATATCAAATTACTCAGTTTAGAGGTGATGAGCGCTTAATATCTCCGACTTTTCCGGAACTGAATTTGACTGCACAACAAATTTTTGATGCGGGAAGTTGA
- a CDS encoding aromatic ring-hydroxylating dioxygenase subunit alpha, producing the protein MKFEDFWYVVCESKQLKLKTILQRTVLDEWLVVFRGNDGKAVVLRDRCMHRNSRLSHGKICAGKIQCPYHGWVYDKTGKVVAVPAEGENFQLTDARRVLSYDTQEQDGYVYVRLTQSSQEFAPFKMPCYKQPGWETVRVINRFRNNVTNCAENFIDIPHTASVHPGVFRTPSASQLEMTVQRRNGSVFASYRNETTNLGWFTHFLNSQGYEIRHIDSFHMPNITSVEYDMGTHRKLFITSQSIPEAADSTLVYTDVTFNYGIWNKLAQPFVRWTAQYIIRQDVEALNIQWQVIEKYGSNFANTPADTIHVFVESIRNKIAQGEDPRNLPEKSVEIKFWV; encoded by the coding sequence GTGAAATTTGAGGATTTTTGGTATGTTGTTTGTGAAAGCAAGCAACTAAAATTGAAGACGATACTGCAACGCACAGTTTTAGATGAATGGCTGGTGGTGTTTCGTGGTAATGATGGGAAAGCGGTTGTATTGCGCGATCGCTGTATGCACAGAAACAGCCGTCTGTCTCATGGTAAAATCTGTGCAGGCAAAATCCAGTGTCCTTACCACGGTTGGGTTTACGACAAAACCGGCAAAGTTGTAGCTGTACCTGCTGAAGGTGAAAATTTTCAACTTACCGATGCTCGTCGCGTGTTATCTTATGACACACAAGAGCAAGATGGATATGTTTACGTGCGATTGACGCAATCAAGTCAAGAATTTGCGCCTTTCAAAATGCCTTGCTATAAACAACCAGGATGGGAAACAGTACGTGTCATCAACCGCTTTCGCAACAACGTCACCAACTGTGCGGAAAATTTCATCGATATTCCCCACACCGCATCGGTTCATCCCGGAGTCTTCCGCACACCTAGCGCTTCACAGCTAGAAATGACAGTCCAAAGACGCAACGGTTCAGTATTCGCATCCTACCGTAACGAGACAACAAATCTCGGTTGGTTTACACACTTCCTCAACTCTCAAGGTTACGAAATTCGTCATATCGACAGCTTTCACATGCCGAATATCACCAGCGTTGAGTATGATATGGGAACGCACAGAAAACTTTTTATCACCAGCCAATCGATTCCCGAAGCTGCGGACTCAACTTTAGTTTACACCGATGTAACCTTCAACTACGGCATTTGGAACAAGTTAGCGCAACCTTTTGTCAGATGGACTGCTCAATATATTATCCGCCAAGATGTCGAAGCTTTAAACATCCAGTGGCAAGTAATTGAAAAATACGGCAGCAATTTTGCCAACACCCCCGCAGATACAATCCACGTCTTTGTCGAATCTATCCGCAACAAAATCGCTCAAGGAGAAGATCCAAGAAACTTACCAGAAAAATCTGTAGAAATCAAGTTTTGGGTATGA
- a CDS encoding 2Fe-2S iron-sulfur cluster-binding protein: MNEHIIRFTQSNYQPISLEKHEKLSEHLTVQNSPVLFGCRTGICGTCLVIVEGDIPPASEEEKEILEIFAPENEQARLACQIDLTNDIEIKSYAG; the protein is encoded by the coding sequence ATGAATGAACATATTATTCGCTTTACCCAAAGCAATTATCAACCAATTAGTTTGGAAAAACATGAAAAACTTTCCGAACATCTCACGGTACAAAATTCTCCTGTATTATTTGGCTGTCGGACGGGAATTTGTGGAACTTGTTTAGTAATTGTAGAAGGGGATATTCCACCTGCTAGCGAGGAAGAAAAGGAAATTTTAGAGATATTTGCACCAGAAAATGAACAAGCAAGACTTGCTTGTCAGATAGATTTAACAAACGATATAGAAATAAAAAGTTATGCGGGGTAA
- a CDS encoding HEAT repeat domain-containing protein has protein sequence MSSTTSRSEAKSKAATRRIQSFRQRFGEAHFYLACQAAFPLAVTPDLLYQIWAYFQRDINGKVLDIPWIAVSDVLLNLCDEVGYELYEMDSTIRNELLHQLKENPCFSQQRIQELSKFLITYLQHQLDSPDLDTRDFAQAQKWTALAYTSPDEAARELAFTLTNLKLQDHSEWIRLTSLVETLVEPLGDYEPLLVYVRSMKSFVRGDVKEAKNHLSRVLDSKNQIEVAGIKLLIPDQLKADPSPSASPAWKKHRSSIIAGLAIVVTGGFFIWQTALNPSWSPLSLFNQEQKTLTQNILWIQNTTLRGHSDRVISVRFSPDGRLLASASDDKSIKLWGIPNMTLRSSLEGLDKSPNGIGHAAGVYGVSFSPDGQTIATAGGEGWVKLWRTRDGYMIKTLQGHSSGVNSVSFSPDEPILASASDDKTVKLWDIITDKEIKTLTGHIAAVNSISFSPDGKTIASASADKTIKIWDIITAKEIKTLTGHTAAVNSISFSPDERMLASASADNTIKLWDIATGKLIKTLIGHSDSVISVTFSPDGKTIASASADKTIKIWNLDGQLLQTLTQPNEAYSIAFSPDGRTLASSSGKDIILWQRGTVSALVTALKNNDTNVRRTAASALGSIGSEATSAVPALIEALKDSDANVRQSAASALGNIGSDAKAAIPALTQAQNNDSDANVRQSATYALANINYSNPSLIPPDRLKGVGTR, from the coding sequence ATGAGCTCAACTACATCTCGTAGCGAAGCCAAATCTAAAGCTGCTACACGTCGCATTCAATCTTTTCGTCAACGCTTTGGCGAAGCGCATTTCTATTTGGCTTGTCAGGCTGCTTTTCCCCTAGCAGTTACGCCCGATTTACTCTACCAAATCTGGGCTTACTTTCAACGCGATATCAATGGAAAAGTCCTCGATATCCCCTGGATTGCAGTTTCAGATGTACTGCTGAACCTTTGCGATGAGGTTGGTTACGAACTATATGAAATGGATTCGACAATCCGCAACGAACTTTTGCATCAACTTAAAGAGAATCCTTGTTTTAGTCAGCAGCGAATTCAGGAACTATCCAAATTTTTGATTACCTATTTGCAGCATCAACTCGATAGTCCTGACCTTGACACCCGTGATTTTGCCCAAGCTCAAAAGTGGACTGCTTTAGCGTATACTTCTCCAGATGAAGCAGCTCGTGAACTTGCTTTCACCCTCACAAATTTAAAACTGCAAGACCACTCTGAGTGGATACGCTTAACTTCGCTGGTCGAAACCTTAGTAGAACCCCTAGGAGACTATGAACCACTGCTAGTTTATGTTCGTAGCATGAAAAGCTTTGTTAGAGGGGATGTCAAAGAGGCAAAAAATCACCTTAGCAGAGTGCTGGACTCGAAAAACCAGATTGAGGTTGCTGGAATCAAGTTGTTGATTCCAGACCAACTTAAAGCAGACCCTTCGCCTAGTGCTTCTCCTGCATGGAAAAAGCATCGCTCGTCAATTATTGCTGGTTTAGCAATTGTTGTAACAGGAGGATTCTTTATTTGGCAGACGGCACTAAACCCATCATGGTCGCCGTTGTCGTTGTTTAATCAAGAACAGAAAACCTTAACACAAAACATTCTGTGGATACAAAATACAACTCTCAGAGGGCATAGCGATCGGGTCATTAGCGTCCGTTTCAGTCCGGATGGGAGGTTGCTTGCTTCTGCTAGTGACGACAAATCAATCAAACTTTGGGGAATACCGAACATGACTTTGCGCTCCTCTCTAGAAGGATTGGACAAGTCGCCTAATGGAATAGGACATGCTGCTGGTGTTTATGGTGTGAGTTTCAGTCCGGATGGGCAAACTATAGCTACCGCTGGGGGGGAAGGCTGGGTGAAATTGTGGCGGACTCGTGACGGCTATATGATTAAAACGTTGCAAGGACACAGCAGTGGAGTCAATAGCGTTAGTTTCAGTCCGGATGAGCCGATACTTGCTTCTGCTAGTGATGACAAGACCGTCAAACTCTGGGATATCATCACAGATAAAGAAATTAAAACCCTTACCGGGCATATCGCTGCTGTCAATAGCATCAGTTTCAGCCCGGATGGCAAGACGATCGCTTCTGCTAGTGCTGACAAGACCATCAAAATCTGGGATATCATCACAGCTAAAGAAATTAAAACCCTCACCGGGCATACCGCTGCTGTCAATAGCATCAGTTTCAGCCCGGATGAGCGGATGCTTGCTTCTGCTAGTGCTGACAATACCATCAAACTCTGGGATATCGCCACAGGTAAACTAATTAAAACCCTCATCGGGCATAGCGATTCGGTCATTAGCGTCACCTTCAGTCCGGATGGTAAGACGATCGCTTCTGCCAGTGCTGACAAGACCATTAAAATCTGGAATTTAGATGGGCAGCTACTGCAAACCCTGACTCAACCAAATGAGGCGTATTCTATAGCCTTTAGTCCTGATGGTAGGACGCTTGCTAGTAGCAGCGGAAAAGATATCATACTGTGGCAAAGAGGCACGGTTTCCGCTTTGGTTACTGCATTAAAAAATAATGATACCAATGTTCGCAGGACTGCTGCCTCAGCTTTGGGAAGTATTGGTTCAGAGGCAACGTCTGCTGTCCCTGCACTCATCGAAGCATTGAAAGATTCAGATGCAAATGTTCGCCAAAGTGCAGCTTCTGCCTTGGGAAATATTGGATCAGATGCAAAAGCTGCTATCCCTGCTCTTACTCAAGCACAAAACAACGATTCAGATGCAAATGTGCGCCAAAGTGCGACTTATGCCCTGGCAAATATCAATTATTCAAATCCATCGCTTATACCTCCAGATCGGCTCAAGGGAGTGGGTACACGTTAA
- a CDS encoding aromatic ring-hydroxylating oxygenase subunit alpha — MNQFQNQNTQPIVKMKIFNNWDIIAKGWYIACPSKEIPKGQAKSLNICGQRIVIFRGQDGNIRALDAYCPHLGTDLGIGQVDGNFIRCFFHHWAFDGEGNCQNIPCQSTIPDKAKLQSYATDEKYDFIWVYPDTKAPNKVVEFDELKGKSLVTIHDKAFDRSCHHHICMMNGIDAQHLQTVHKLNIKMDLSLEENQSGTIVDFTLSGEFPQTTARERIAQKIFGEHYEYTMRYADGCMGLLTIMKKVRIVPPLHMIYAYTPLETGRTRIQPIYVAKQRKGIFGWVITRMLLLLTKLAYYFLRGEDGMIYDNIRYNPNAILNIDTPLVKYMHYVNQLQPSVWSKNKV, encoded by the coding sequence ATGAATCAGTTTCAAAATCAAAACACACAACCGATTGTCAAGATGAAAATCTTTAACAATTGGGATATTATCGCAAAAGGCTGGTATATTGCTTGTCCAAGCAAAGAAATACCAAAAGGTCAAGCAAAATCTTTAAATATTTGCGGACAAAGAATCGTTATCTTTCGCGGACAAGATGGAAATATTCGCGCATTAGATGCTTATTGCCCACATTTAGGAACTGACTTAGGAATTGGACAAGTTGATGGTAATTTCATTCGCTGTTTTTTTCATCATTGGGCATTTGATGGTGAGGGAAACTGTCAAAATATTCCTTGTCAATCAACAATTCCCGATAAAGCGAAACTGCAATCTTATGCTACAGATGAAAAATATGATTTTATTTGGGTTTATCCAGATACGAAAGCACCAAATAAAGTAGTTGAATTTGATGAACTTAAAGGTAAATCTCTCGTGACAATACATGACAAAGCTTTCGATAGAAGCTGTCATCACCACATTTGTATGATGAATGGCATTGATGCTCAACATCTGCAAACCGTACATAAATTAAATATTAAAATGGATTTATCCTTAGAAGAAAATCAATCCGGTACAATTGTTGATTTTACACTGAGCGGGGAATTTCCCCAAACGACAGCAAGAGAGCGAATAGCGCAAAAGATTTTCGGCGAACATTATGAATATACTATGAGATATGCTGATGGGTGTATGGGACTTTTAACTATTATGAAAAAAGTTCGTATCGTGCCACCATTACACATGATTTACGCTTACACCCCTCTAGAAACGGGTAGAACGCGCATTCAACCTATTTATGTTGCAAAACAAAGAAAAGGTATTTTCGGTTGGGTGATTACGCGAATGTTGCTTTTGCTAACTAAATTGGCTTACTATTTCTTGCGTGGTGAAGATGGGATGATTTATGACAATATTCGTTATAATCCTAATGCAATTCTTAATATAGATACACCATTAGTTAAATATATGCACTATGTAAATCAACTTCAGCCCTCTGTATGGTCAAAAAATAAGGTTTGA